The following proteins are encoded in a genomic region of uncultured Ilyobacter sp.:
- the argF gene encoding ornithine carbamoyltransferase, translating into MEHKHFLKLLDFKPEEIQELLDLSKKLKDDKKSGKEDKKLMGKNIALIFEKDSTRTRCSFEVAAYDQGAHVTYLGPSGSQIGKKESIKDTARVLGRMFDAIEYRGYGQKVVEELAEHSGVSVWNGLTTEFHPTQILADFMTILEHKGKLQGVKLVYMGDGRNNMGNSLMVGAAKMGMDFRIVGPKSLFPTQKLINQCLEISKLTGAKLTFTESVEEGLKDADAVYTDVWVSMGEPDKVWEERIEFLKPYQVNSEAMSHAKEDAIFLHCLPAFHDLETSVGRDIFDKFAITEMEVSDEVFEGPNSVVFDQAENRLHTIKAVMVATLGK; encoded by the coding sequence TTTAAACCTGAAGAGATACAGGAACTTCTCGATCTCTCGAAAAAACTCAAAGATGATAAGAAATCAGGAAAAGAAGATAAAAAACTTATGGGTAAAAATATTGCCCTTATTTTTGAAAAGGATTCTACAAGAACCAGATGTTCTTTTGAAGTGGCGGCCTATGATCAGGGAGCTCATGTGACTTATCTTGGGCCCTCTGGATCTCAGATAGGTAAAAAAGAGTCTATCAAGGATACTGCAAGGGTCCTCGGAAGAATGTTTGATGCGATAGAGTATAGGGGCTATGGACAAAAGGTGGTGGAAGAACTAGCAGAACATTCGGGAGTTTCTGTTTGGAACGGACTGACGACAGAGTTTCACCCTACTCAGATATTAGCAGATTTTATGACTATATTAGAGCACAAGGGTAAGCTTCAAGGAGTTAAACTTGTGTATATGGGAGACGGAAGAAATAATATGGGTAACTCTCTAATGGTTGGAGCTGCCAAGATGGGGATGGATTTTAGGATAGTAGGTCCAAAGTCACTTTTTCCTACACAGAAGTTGATTAATCAGTGTCTAGAAATATCCAAATTAACCGGGGCTAAACTTACTTTCACAGAATCTGTGGAAGAGGGCCTAAAGGATGCAGATGCAGTGTATACAGATGTGTGGGTATCTATGGGTGAACCAGATAAGGTATGGGAAGAAAGGATAGAGTTCTTAAAACCTTATCAAGTTAATAGCGAGGCGATGTCTCATGCCAAGGAAGATGCTATATTTCTCCACTGTCTTCCTGCCTTTCATGACCTAGAAACAAGTGTTGGAAGAGATATTTTTGATAAATTTGCAATTACAGAGATGGAAGTATCAGATGAAGTTTTTGAAGGACCAAATTCAGTGGTGTTTGACCAGGCTGAAAACAGACTTCATACTATTAAAGCTGTCATGGTTGCGACTCTGGGAAAATAA